CGCGACCGTGGGCACGCCCGCGCTGGCCGCCCGCCGCCACCGGCTGGAGCACGTCGAGATGATCACCGCCGAGCAGGCCGCGAAGCTGGGCTCGTGGGGTGTGGTGGCGTCGGTGCAGCCGCTGTTCGACCACGAGTGGGGCGGCCCGGACGGCATGTACGCGCAGCGCCTGGGCGTCGAGCGGGGCACGGCGCTCAACCCGTTCGCCCAGCTCGCGAGCGCCGGCCTGGTGCTGGCGTTCGGCTCGGACGCCCCGGTGACCGCGGTGGACCCGTGGGCGGCGATCCGCGCCGCCGTGCACCACCGCACGGACGGGTTCGGCATCTCCCCGCGGGCGGCGTTCAACGCCCACACCCGCGGCGGGTGGCGCGCGGGCGGGGTGGACGACGGCGTCACCGGCACCCTCCAGCCCGGCGCTCCCGCCACCTACGCGGTGTGGGAGGCGGGGGAGTTGGAGGTCACCACGCCCGACTCCCGCGTGCAGCGCTGGTCCACCGACCCGCGTTCCCGCGTGCCCGGACTGCCGAACCTGGAGTCCACCCCGACCTGCTTGCGGACCGTGTTGCGCGGCAAGACGATTTTCGAAAGGGAGTGACAATGGCGTTGCTCGACCTCGACCCCGATGTGGTCGCCACGGCGCGCAGGCTCGCCGCGAAGGCGGCCGAGCCCGTGGTGGCCATCGCGAAGGCCCACACCACGGTGGCGGTCGAGCGCGCCACGCTGCGGCTGGCCGGGATCACCGGCGCCGACTCCACCCACCGCGCGGGCGACGTGCCGTGGGTGAACCGGGTGATCGACACCGTGCGCGAGCACTGCGGGCTCGAACACGGTGTCGCCCTGCCCGCCTTCCACGCCTTGAAAGAGCACAACCTCGGCACGCTGACCGAACTGGCCGAGGCCACCGCCGCCGGCCAGGTCCGGTTCACCGTGCCGACCGGCCGCGACCGCACCCGCGCCGAGAAGGCCGCCCGCACGGCCATCACGCGGGGCATCAAGACCGTCGACAAGAACAAGGCGCAGCGGGAGAGGCTGGTCGCCAAGTGGGGCGACCCGGCGCAGCGGCCGTGGATCTACCTGATCGTGGCCACCGGCGACATCGACGAGGACGTCGTCCAGGCCCAGAACGCGGCCCGCGCCGGCGCGGACATCATCGCCGTGATCCGCTCCACCGGCCAGTCCCTGCTGGACTACGTGCCCGAAGGCGCCACCCACCACGGGTTCGCGGGCACCTACGCCACGCAGGAGAACTTCCGCATCATGCGGGCCGCGCTGGACGAGGTGTCCAAGGAGGTCGGCCGGTACGTGCGGCTGACCAACTACGCCTCGGGCCTGTGCATGCCCGAGATCGCGGTGCTGGCCGGGTTGCAGCGCCTGGACATGATGCTCAACGACTCCATGTACGGCATCCTGTTCCGCGACATCAACCCGATCCGCACGTTCGTGGACCAGCGCTTCTCCCGCCAGGTCCACGCCCGCGCCGGCATCATCATCAACACCGGCGAGGACAACTACCTCACCACCGCCGACGCCGTGGACGCCGCGCACACCGTCACCGTGTCGCAGCTGCTCAACGAGCACTTCGCGCACGAAGCCGGCCTGCCCGACCACCTGCTGGGCCTCGGGCACGCGTTCGAGATCAACCCCAAGGTGCCCGAGTCGTTCCGCCTGGAGCTCGCGCACGCGCTGCTGGCGCGGGAGCTGTTCCCCGACGCGCCGCTGAAGTGGATGCCGCCGACCAAGCACATGACCGGCGACGTGTTCAACGGCTACCTGCTCGACGGGTTCTTCAACCTCGCCGGCGTCCTGACCGGCCAGTCGATCCTGCTGGTCGGCATGATGACCGAGGCCGTGGTGACGCCGTTCCTGTCCGACCGGGACCTGGCGCTGGCCAACGTCCGGTACGTGCTCAACGCCGCCGGCGGGCTGGCCGAGGACTTCCGGCCCGCGCCGGACGGGTTCATCGTCAAACGCGCCCACCAGGTGCTCGGCGAGGCCGTGGACCTGCTGGAGCGCATCGTGGACGACGGGCTGCTCAACGCCATCGCGGACGGCACGTTCGGCCTGATGAAACGGCCCGCGGACGGCGGCAAGGGCGCGGACGGCGTGGTGGAGAAGGCCGACGAGTACTGCAACCCGGCCTCGGAACTGCTGGAGGCGGGCGAGTGAAACGGCACGTGCGTCCCTACGGCGACACCACCGGCGACGGGATGGTGCAGACGTCGTTCACCCTGCCGGTCCCGTTCGGCCCGAAGGCCGATGGCGCGGCGCAGCAGTTGGCGAACAAGATGGGCATCGACCCGGCGATGGTCGTGCACTCGCACCCCATCGGCGAGGACTTCACGTTCTTCGTCGTCTACGGGTCGGTCAAGCACATCGTGGACCTGGACGAGGTGCGGGTGGTGGAGCGCGAGTACCCGCTGCTCTCGCCCGCCGAGGTCAACACGACGGTGAAGAAGTTGTTGCGGCGCAAGCTGGTCGTGGTCGGCGGGTGCATCGGCACCGACGCGCACACGGTCGGCATCGACGCCATCCTCAACATCAAGGGCTTCGCCGGCGAGAAGGGCCTGGAGTACTACCGCGAGCTCAAGGTCGTGAACCTGGGCGCGCAGGTGTCGGTGCCCGACCTCGTGCGGCGCGCGCGGGCGGAGAAGGCCGACGCGGTGCTGGTGTCGCAGGTCGTCACCCAGCGGGACGCGCACATCCTCAACACCCAGGAGATGTCCGCGGCGTTCCGCGAGGCGATGGGCGACCGCCGCCCGCTCCTGATCGCCGGCGGCCCCCGCTTCGACCCGCTGATGGCGGGGGAGCTGGGCGTCGACCGGGTGTTCAGCCGCGGCACCACGCCTGGCGAGGTCGCCAGCTACCTGGTGCACGCCATCCAGGAGAGGAAAGGGGCAGCGTGAGCCTGACCGAGGGTTTCTCCGTCACCCACCGCCGGTACGTGCCGCACTCGCACGCCCACTACGGGGGCAACCTCGTGGACGGCGCGTACGGGCTGGGGATGTTCGGCGACGTGGCCACCGAGCTGCTGATCCGCACCGACGCCGACGAGGGCCTGTTCGCGGGCTACTCCAGCGTCGAGTTCGCGGCCCCCATCCAGGCCGGCGACGTCATCGAGGCGACCGCGACCCTGGTCCGCATCGGCACCCGCTCCCGCGAGATCGAGTTCGAGGCCCGCGTGGTCTGCCGCTCGGCTCCCGAGCGGGGCCCGTCGGCGGCGGACGTCCTGGACCCGCCGGTCGTGGTCACCCGCGCCCGCGGCACGGTGGTCGCCCCGAAGAAGGCCTGAACCCCTGTACCGGTTCTGTTGGACGCCGGCGACGGTTTCCGCCGAAGAACTTCGCCGGCGTCCAACACGGTCAATAGGTACTGCCCGCCGGTCGGGGTCTGCCACCATCGACGCGTGATCAGCCTCGACCCGGACTCCTCCGTGCCGCCCTTCGAGCAGGTGCGGTCCCAGTTCGCGCGCAAGATCACCGAGCGCGAGTTGGCCGTGGGCACGCGACTGCCCACCGTGCGGGCCCTCGCCGCCGAACTGGGCATCGCGGTGAACACCGTGGCCCGCGCCTACCGGGAGCTGGAGGAGGCGGGTCTCATCGAGACCCGCGGTAGAGCCGGGACCGTGGTCAGCGCGGCGGGCGAGCGCAGCCGGGAGCGGGTGTTGCGGGCCGCCCGCTCGTACGCGGCCACGGCCCGGGAGCAGGGGCTCACGGCCGAGGAAGCGCTGGAGATCGTGCGCGCGGCCCTCGCCGACCGGTCGGCGGCTGATCAGTAGGGTGGCGCGGGTGGCGACCGAACGCAGCGACCCGGCGCGCACCCTCGCGGTGCTGTGGCGCACCGGCGTGCCGCGCAAGGGACTCGGGCTGGACCGGATCGTGGCCGCCGCGGTCGAGCTGGCCGACGCCGAAGGGCTCCAGGCGCTGTCGATGCGGCGGGTCGCCGACAAGCTCGGCGTGGGCACGATGTCGCTCTACACCCACGTGCCCGGCAAGGCCGAACTGGTCGACGTCATGGTGGACACGGTCAGCGCCGAGACCAGCCGCGAGGACGTTCCCGGCGGGTGGCGGCCGAGGCTGGCGCACGTGGCACGGGAGAACTGGGCGCTGTGCCTGCGCCACCCGTGGCTGCTGGAGGTCCCCGGGCACCGGGCGGTGCTGGGGCCGGGGGTCGCCGCCAAGTACGACTTCGAGCTGCGCGCGGTCGACGGGATCGGGTTGACCGACGTGGAGATGGACGCCGTGCTCACGCTCGTGCTGGGGCACGTCCGGGCGGCGGCGCGGCTCGCGGTCGAGGCGGACCGGGTCGAGCAGCGCACCGGGCTGACCGACGAGCAGTGGTGGGCCGCCGCCGGGCCGGTCCTGGCCGCGGTGTTCGACCCGGCGCGGTTCCCGCTGGCGGCCCGGGTGGGCGCGGCGGCGGGGCAGGCGCACGGAGCGGCCTACTCGGGGGAGCACGCGTTCGAGTTCGGGCTGGAACGCGTGCTCGACGGGGTGGAGGCGCTGGTGCGCTCGCGCGACCGGGAAGGTCAGTAGGGGCGCTTGGGCATCATCACCCACAGCACGAGGTAGATCACGAACTGCGGTCCCGGCAGCAGGCAGGACAGCAGGAACAGCAGCCGCACCGTGTTCGGCTTCCAGCCGAAGCGGGCGGCCAGTCCCGCGCACACGCCGGCGATCACGCGCTGGTTCTGGGGCCTGGTCAACGTGGTCATGACTCCACGATCCGCCGGCCGAGCACCCCTCGCATCGGTGGGAACCCTGAACCCCACCCGGACCGGTGACCGACCGGGGCCAGGGGCGGGAGATCCGCCTCACCCGCGCGCAACCCGCGCCCCGCCCGCACGTCCCAACCCGACGTGGGCCCGCGCGTCCCCAGCACTCGTGGAGGTGATCTCGGTGGCCGGTGTCGGCCCAGGCAGGCGGCCTCGTAGGCTGGTCGGCGTGGTCGCACCTCCCGTGGCGCCGGACACCTCCGCCGCCGACACGCCCCCCACCCGCCGCCGGGACGTGCGGGGCACCCTGCTGAGGATCGTGCTCGCGGCCGCCGGCGGGGGACTGGTGTTCCTCAGCTTCCCGCCGCGCACGCTGTGGTGGCTGGCCCCGATCGGGTTCGCCGTGCTGGGCGTGCTGCTGCACGGGCGGAAGATGCGCGCGGGCTTCGGGCTCGGGCTGGTGTGGGGGCTGGGGTTCATGGTCCCGCTGCTGCGCTGGACCGGCGAGTTCGTCGGCCTGATCGCGTGGCTGCCGCTGGCGCTGGTGTGCGCGCTGTTCATCGGCCTGGGCGCGGCGTTCATGGCGCGGGTGTCCACGCTGCCGGGCGCGCCGCTGTGGATGGCGCTGCTGTGGGTGGCCGACGAGCACCTGCGCAGCGTGTTCCCCTTCGGCGGGTTCCCGTGGGGCAAGATCGCGTTCGGTCAGCCGGAGGGCTGGTACCTGCCGCTGGCCGCGCTGGGCGGCGCCCCGCTGATCGGGTTCGCCGTCGCGCTGACCGGCTTCGGCCTGGCCCACCTGGGCCGCGACTGGAAGCTCGGCGCGCCGCTGGTGGTGCTGCCGCTGGCCCTGGGCCTGGCCGCGACGCCGCTGGTGGGCACCGCGCCCGACCAGGGCACGGTCGTGGTGGCGGCGATCCAGGGCAACGTGCCGCGCGCCGGCCTGGACTTCAACTCCCAGCGCCGCGCCGTGCTGGACAACCACGTCAAGCGCACGATCGAGCTGGCCGAGGCGGTCAAGGCGGGTCGGGAGCGGCAGCCGGACGTGGTGATCTGGCCGGAGAACTCCTCCGACATCGACCCGTTCCGCAACGTCGACGCCGCCGCCCAGATCGACCGGGCCGCCCGCGCGATCAAGGCCCCCATCGCGGTGGGCGCGGTGGTCGTCGACAAGTCGGACAACCTGCCGCGCAACACCGTGGTGCTGTGGGACCCCGAGCGCGGCCCGGTCGACACCTATACCAAGCGGCAGCTCCAGCCCTTCGGCGAGACCATGCCCTACCGGGAGTTCTTCCGGATCTTCTCCAAGACCGTGGACCGGGCGGGGGTGTTCCAGCCGGGCTCGGACCCCGAGGGGTTCACCATGGGCCCGGCGAAGGTGGCGATCGACACCTGCTACGAGGTCGCGTTCGACGGTGTGGTGCGCGACTCGATCACGGCGGGGGCGAACCTGATCGCCATCCCGACCAACAACGCCACGTTCGGCTTCACCGAGATGACCTACCAGCAGCTCGCGATGTCCCGCGTGCGGGCCGTGGAGCACGGGAAAGCGGTGGTCGTGGCGGCCACCAGCGGGGTCAGCGCCATCGTGGCGCCCGACGGCTCGGTCACCCGCCGGACTGGTTTGTTCACCCCCGACGCACTGGTCGCGGAGCTGCCGCTGCGCGGGGAGGCTACGCTGGCCACCCGGCTCGGCGCTTGGCCCGAGTGGGTGATGACCGCCCTGGGCCTTCTGGCCGTGGCGTTCGGCTTGACAGTGAAACGACGAGGATCGCGTCCGACCCCTGGTGCGGGTGTCGGCGAGGAGGAAACGGATGGCGGACCAGCAGGCGCAGCCTGACCGCGAGCTCGGGCCGGTGCTGGTGGTGATCCCGACCTACAACGAGCGGGACAACATCGGGAAGATCGTGAAGCGGCTGCACGCGGCCCTGCCGAAGGTGCACGCGCTCGTGGTCGACGACGGCAGCCCGGACGGCACGGGTCAGCTGGCCGACGAGATGGCCGCCGCGGACGACCGGGTGCACGTGCTGCACCGCACGGAGAAGGCCGGTCTGGGCGCCGCCTACGTGGCGGGCTTCCACTGGGCGCTGGACCACGGCTACGAGGTCGTGGTGGAGATGGACGCCGACGGCTCGCACGCGCCGGAGGACCTGCCGCGGCTGCTGGACGCGCTGCGCGACGCGGACCTGGTGCTGGGCTCCCGGTACGTGCCGGGCGGCTCCACGGTGAACTGGCCGTGGCACCGGCAGCTGATCTCGCGCGGCGGCAACGTGTTCTCGCAGGTCGCGCTGGGCACGTCGGTCAAGGACATCACCGGCGGGTTCCGGGCGTTCCGGGCGAACGTGCTGCGCGAGCTGAAGCTGGACACGGTGGCCTCGCAGGGCTACTGCTTCCAGATCGACCTGGCGTGGCGCACGATCGAGCTGGGCCACCGGGTGGTCGAGGTGCCGATCACGTTCACTGAGCGCGAGCTCGGCGAGTCGAAGATGAGCGGCAACATCGTGCGCGAGGCGTTGCTGCGCGTGACCAAGTGGGGCCTGCGCCGCCGTTACACGCAGCTGCGGGACCTGTTCGCGCCGAAGACGAAGGCCGGCTCGCGCCGCTGACGCCGCTCCTGGGCGGCGCTGCGCGCGTCCGGGTCGGCGGGTGTGCCAAAAGGGGGCCTCCGGTTCGTCCGGAGGCCCCCTTCGCGTCGTGTGGCGGGTGTCAGGCGGTGCGGGTGCGCCGACCCCTCAGCTCCTCCAGCCGCTCGTCCAGCAGCTCCTCCAGCTCGGGGATGGAGCGGCGTTCCAGCAGCATGTCCCAGTGCGTGCGCGGCGGCTTGACCTTCTTGGCCTCCGGCTCGGCACCGTCGATGATCTTGGACTCCTGGCCGTGCAGGCGGCACTCCCAGGTGTGGGGGATCTCGGCGTCGTCGGAGAACGGCACCTCGAAGTCGTGGCCCTTGGGGCAGGCGTACCGCACCGACCGGCGCGGGGCGAGGTCGTGATTGCGGTCGGTCTCGTAGCTGACTGCTCCGAGCCGGCTACCCCGTAGAACGCGGTCGGCCATGGCGGTTCCTTTCGCTCGGCTCAGGGCCGGGGCCCAGGCGGTGTTGCTCACCGAGTGCAACGATCGGACTGCTCCGTTCGTTCCCGGCGTCACGGTCATGGTCGCCCACAGTGACGTCTTTCACTCGTCAACGAAGGCTTCCTCCTAAGGGATGCAATCGCGGCGAGATCGTGACGCGTTATCAAGCTGTCGGGCTACTTCATCACTCCGATGGAGTAGTTCCGGCAGAAAGTGTGCGGCTGCGACAGCTTAGACCGAACACGCAGGGCGATGTTAACTCGGGTTTAACTCGCTGGTAGTGACTGGCATCGCTTGTGTGGTCACTCTCTGTCATTTCGGCGGTTTTCGCGGATTCGGCGACGCTGCGTGTCGTCACCGACGTGCTCCGTGGCGGTTGCCGAAGCAGGGTCACCCGGTCGGCCCGCACCCAAACGTTGTGCGGGGAATTTGTTCCGATTAGTGATTTCAGTGTGGACTTAGAGATCGTCGCTGGTCAGCGCGTCGCGCAGCCGGTCGAGGAACTCGCGTTGGGCGGTGACCAGCTTGGGACGGGCCTGCGCGAGGGGCACCCAGGCGACGCGGTCGACCTCCGGGTACTCGCGGAAGGTGCCCTTGGGGTGCTCGAGGGTGAAGGTGCCCGGAACCACCCGTTCGGGGTCCAGATCGCCTTCCAGGGCCCACACGTGGACCGTCTTGCCGCCGGACTGGCGGACGTGCCCCAGCGGGCGCAGCTCGCCCTCGGGGACGGGCAGGCCGAGCTCCTCGGTGAACTCGCGGCGGGCGGTGTCGGTCAGGGGCTCGTCGCCGTCGGGTTCGCCCTTGGGGATGGACCAGGCGCCGGCGTCCTTGCGGGCCCAGAACGGGCCGCCCATGTGTCCGATGAGCACTTCCAGGCCGTCGGCGGTGGCGCGGTACAGCAGGATGCCCGCGCTGGTCTTCCCGGTCACGTGATCAGTGTGCCGGGTGCGGCGGGGGAGGGGTGTGGCGGGAGTGCGCTCCGGCGCGCGGCCTCAGGTGAGGCTGAGTTGGCGGCTGTCGACGGCGGTGGGGCCGAGGTCGCCGGTGCGGTAGTGGCGGCGGCACAGGACCTGGTAGCGGACTTCCTCGGTGGTGGCGGCGGTGTCGGCGACCAGGACGGTGTCGCCCGCCCGGACGACGTCGCCGTCGTGGACGCGGGCGTTGAAGCGGCCGGGGTGGCCGCACCAGCACAGGACCTCGACCTGGATGGCGTTGAGCTCGTCGGCCAGTTCGAACAGCCGTGCGGAGCCGGGGAACAGGGTGCTGCGGAAGTCGGTGGCCAGGCCGAAGCAGTAGACGTCGAGCTGGGCGTCGTCGGCGAGTTCGGCGAGCTGGTCGACCTGGGCGGGGTGGAGGAACTGGGCTTCGTCGACGATGAGGTAGTCGACGCGGGTGCCCTGGGACCAGTGGGTGCGCACGAGGGTGCACAGGTCCATGTCCTCGTGGACCTCGATGGCGCGGCGGGCCAGGCCCATGCGGCTGGTGATGCTGGGGGTGCCGGAGCGGTCGTGGCGGACCAGGAGCAGGCCGCTGCGGCCCTGGCGGGCCTGGTTGTGGTCGATCTGCAGGGCGAGGGTGGACTTGCCGCAGTCCATGGGGCCGAAGAAGAACCGGAGCCTGCCGGTGGGGGTGACGCCGCGGCGCGCGCCGGCGGCGGGTACCGAGGACAGGGCGTCGGTGGGGTCTGTGCTGGGGTTCGTCGGCTCCACGGCGGGCCACCTTAGTGGTAGCCGTGAGGGTGTATGCGCACATGAACAAGTTCAGTGCTGTCAATAGCTTCAGTGTCACCCGAAGGTGTGACTTCCCGACTGGTCCGGTCTCGCAGATCATCCTCGGCCACAAGCCCGCTCTGACCTGAGAGATGCTCCGCTGGCGCGCATATACCGCTTTGCGATATAACCTGCGGCGTGAGAGGTATGTCTGAGCAGGCGTTCCTGGTGCTGACCGCGTTGGCGGGTGAGCCGTTGCACGGGTACGCGATCGTGCAGGCGGTGGAGACGCTGTCGGAGGGGCGGACGCGGTTGCGGGTCGGGACGTTGTACGGGGTGTTGGACCGGTTGGTGGCCGAGGGGTTGGCGGAGCGGGATCGCGAGGAGGTGCACCAGGGTCGGTTGCGGCGCTACTACCGGTTGACCGATGCCGGGGTGCGGGCGTTGAGCGCGGAGGTGGCGCGGATGTCGGCGAACGTGCGGGCCGCTTCGGCGGTGCTGCGGGCCCGGGAGGCGAAGTGAGGGCGGGCGGCGTGGAGCCGGGGGCGGGCTCGAGCCTGGAGCGGCGTTACCGGCGGTTGTTGCGGGTCCTGCCTGCCTGGTACCGGGCGGGGCGGGAGGAGGAGATGGTCGGGATCTTCCTGGCCGACCGCGCCGACACGGCCGCGTCGGGGGAGTTGGACCTGGAGCACGGGTGGCCGGGGTGGGGTGAGGTGTGGGCGACGCTGGACCTGGCGGTGCGGGTGCGGTTCGGGGTGGCGCGGCGGGCCGGGGTGGTGGTGCGGCTGGTGGCGTTGGCCGGGTTGTTGGGGCAGGTGGTGCTGGTCGGGCAGGGGCTGGGGTCGTTGGTGCGGTTCGGTGGGGCGTGGGGGTGGTGGTTCGACGCGTTGGTGGCCGTGGCGGTGGTCGGGGTGGCGGTGCGGCAGTGGGGTGCGGTGAAGGCCGCTGCGGGTGTGCTGGCAGTGCAGGCGGTGGTGTTCGCGCAGGGTCCGTGGGCGTTGGTGCCGGTCGGGTTGTCGTGCGTGACGACGGTGGCGGTGGTGGTGGGGTGGCACCGCGAAGCCCCGCCGGTGCCTCGGGCGCGGTGGTGGGCGGCCGTGGTGGCGGGGCTCGGGTCGGGTGCGGTGTGGGGTGTGGTGGTGCCGTTGTCGCCGGTGGCGTTCGGGGCGGCGGCGGTGGTGACCGCGGGTGTGGTGGTGGGGTTCAGACCTTGGCGGGCAGCGGGTTCCCCGACGCGCTGATGGCCTTGCGGACCGGGACGAAGATCATCAGGACGAAGCCGATGACGAAGAAGACCACGAGGCTGATGATGGCGAGCCGGAAGGAGCCGGTGGCCTGGCCGACGCCGGCGAAGACGAGGGGTCCGAGCCAGGAGGTGGAGCGTTCGCCGACTTCGTAGAGGCTGAAGTACTGGGCTTCGCGGCCGGGCGGGATCATCTGGGAGAACAGGGATCGGGACAGGGCGTTGGTGCCGCCGAGGACCAGGCCGATGCCCACGGCGAGGCCGTAGAACTGGAACTGCTGTCCGGCTTGGACGAAGTAGGCGGCGCCGATGACGAGGATCCAGACGACGAGGCTGATCATGATGGTGCGCTTGGCGCCCCACCGCTTGGCCATCCAGCCGTGCAGGACGGCGCCGCCGAAGGCGACGAACTGGACGATGAGGATGGTGGCGATCAGGACGGTTTCGTCGAGTTTGAGTTCGTCGCGGCCGTACTGGGCGGAGACGTTGGCGACGGTGGCGATGCCGTCGGTGTAGATGAGGTAGGTGCCCAGGAACGCCAGGGTGAGGGGGAAGCCCAGGGCCATGCGCATGGTCTGGCCGAGCTCTTTGAACCCGGCGCGGATGACCGAGGCGCCGGATTCGCCGCCGTGGGGTTGTTGGTGGCGCTTGAGGCGGGTCAGCGGGATGAAGGTGAAGGCGGCCCACCAGATGCCCGAGAGGACGAAGGCGATGCGGACGGCGGCGGCTTCGGACAGGCCGAGGGCGTCGTGGCCGAGGAAGAGTCCGAGGTGGACGGCGAGGGCGAGGCCG
This DNA window, taken from Saccharothrix variisporea, encodes the following:
- a CDS encoding NUDIX domain-containing protein — encoded protein: MTGKTSAGILLYRATADGLEVLIGHMGGPFWARKDAGAWSIPKGEPDGDEPLTDTARREFTEELGLPVPEGELRPLGHVRQSGGKTVHVWALEGDLDPERVVPGTFTLEHPKGTFREYPEVDRVAWVPLAQARPKLVTAQREFLDRLRDALTSDDL
- a CDS encoding MFS transporter, with protein sequence MSVADTPAPAIDRKREQRGWVWYDWANQVFTTSVITVFLSGYLTAVAKQAAREDTAHNGPDACATSSLQQCDISAFGAHFPAGSLWGYLLSIATVVQVVVLPVMGAIADRTQNKRAMLGGLAFTGATATAALALVAGSNWQLGVVLFILANICYGASIVVYYAFLPEIATPDERDAVSSRGWAFGYLGGGLALAVHLGLFLGHDALGLSEAAAVRIAFVLSGIWWAAFTFIPLTRLKRHQQPHGGESGASVIRAGFKELGQTMRMALGFPLTLAFLGTYLIYTDGIATVANVSAQYGRDELKLDETVLIATILIVQFVAFGGAVLHGWMAKRWGAKRTIMISLVVWILVIGAAYFVQAGQQFQFYGLAVGIGLVLGGTNALSRSLFSQMIPPGREAQYFSLYEVGERSTSWLGPLVFAGVGQATGSFRLAIISLVVFFVIGFVLMIFVPVRKAISASGNPLPAKV
- a CDS encoding RNA polymerase-binding protein RbpA, translating into MADRVLRGSRLGAVSYETDRNHDLAPRRSVRYACPKGHDFEVPFSDDAEIPHTWECRLHGQESKIIDGAEPEAKKVKPPRTHWDMLLERRSIPELEELLDERLEELRGRRTRTA
- a CDS encoding GntR family transcriptional regulator, which translates into the protein MISLDPDSSVPPFEQVRSQFARKITERELAVGTRLPTVRALAAELGIAVNTVARAYRELEEAGLIETRGRAGTVVSAAGERSRERVLRAARSYAATAREQGLTAEEALEIVRAALADRSAADQ
- a CDS encoding TetR/AcrR family transcriptional regulator, whose protein sequence is MATERSDPARTLAVLWRTGVPRKGLGLDRIVAAAVELADAEGLQALSMRRVADKLGVGTMSLYTHVPGKAELVDVMVDTVSAETSREDVPGGWRPRLAHVARENWALCLRHPWLLEVPGHRAVLGPGVAAKYDFELRAVDGIGLTDVEMDAVLTLVLGHVRAAARLAVEADRVEQRTGLTDEQWWAAAGPVLAAVFDPARFPLAARVGAAAGQAHGAAYSGEHAFEFGLERVLDGVEALVRSRDREGQ
- the lnt gene encoding apolipoprotein N-acyltransferase, which encodes MVAPPVAPDTSAADTPPTRRRDVRGTLLRIVLAAAGGGLVFLSFPPRTLWWLAPIGFAVLGVLLHGRKMRAGFGLGLVWGLGFMVPLLRWTGEFVGLIAWLPLALVCALFIGLGAAFMARVSTLPGAPLWMALLWVADEHLRSVFPFGGFPWGKIAFGQPEGWYLPLAALGGAPLIGFAVALTGFGLAHLGRDWKLGAPLVVLPLALGLAATPLVGTAPDQGTVVVAAIQGNVPRAGLDFNSQRRAVLDNHVKRTIELAEAVKAGRERQPDVVIWPENSSDIDPFRNVDAAAQIDRAARAIKAPIAVGAVVVDKSDNLPRNTVVLWDPERGPVDTYTKRQLQPFGETMPYREFFRIFSKTVDRAGVFQPGSDPEGFTMGPAKVAIDTCYEVAFDGVVRDSITAGANLIAIPTNNATFGFTEMTYQQLAMSRVRAVEHGKAVVVAATSGVSAIVAPDGSVTRRTGLFTPDALVAELPLRGEATLATRLGAWPEWVMTALGLLAVAFGLTVKRRGSRPTPGAGVGEEETDGGPAGAA
- a CDS encoding PspC domain-containing protein, producing the protein MTTLTRPQNQRVIAGVCAGLAARFGWKPNTVRLLFLLSCLLPGPQFVIYLVLWVMMPKRPY
- a CDS encoding lysine 5,6-aminomutase subunit alpha; translated protein: MALLDLDPDVVATARRLAAKAAEPVVAIAKAHTTVAVERATLRLAGITGADSTHRAGDVPWVNRVIDTVREHCGLEHGVALPAFHALKEHNLGTLTELAEATAAGQVRFTVPTGRDRTRAEKAARTAITRGIKTVDKNKAQRERLVAKWGDPAQRPWIYLIVATGDIDEDVVQAQNAARAGADIIAVIRSTGQSLLDYVPEGATHHGFAGTYATQENFRIMRAALDEVSKEVGRYVRLTNYASGLCMPEIAVLAGLQRLDMMLNDSMYGILFRDINPIRTFVDQRFSRQVHARAGIIINTGEDNYLTTADAVDAAHTVTVSQLLNEHFAHEAGLPDHLLGLGHAFEINPKVPESFRLELAHALLARELFPDAPLKWMPPTKHMTGDVFNGYLLDGFFNLAGVLTGQSILLVGMMTEAVVTPFLSDRDLALANVRYVLNAAGGLAEDFRPAPDGFIVKRAHQVLGEAVDLLERIVDDGLLNAIADGTFGLMKRPADGGKGADGVVEKADEYCNPASELLEAGE
- a CDS encoding thymidine kinase; translation: MEPTNPSTDPTDALSSVPAAGARRGVTPTGRLRFFFGPMDCGKSTLALQIDHNQARQGRSGLLLVRHDRSGTPSITSRMGLARRAIEVHEDMDLCTLVRTHWSQGTRVDYLIVDEAQFLHPAQVDQLAELADDAQLDVYCFGLATDFRSTLFPGSARLFELADELNAIQVEVLCWCGHPGRFNARVHDGDVVRAGDTVLVADTAATTEEVRYQVLCRRHYRTGDLGPTAVDSRQLSLT
- a CDS encoding PadR family transcriptional regulator yields the protein MSEQAFLVLTALAGEPLHGYAIVQAVETLSEGRTRLRVGTLYGVLDRLVAEGLAERDREEVHQGRLRRYYRLTDAGVRALSAEVARMSANVRAASAVLRAREAK
- a CDS encoding polyprenol monophosphomannose synthase; this translates as MADQQAQPDRELGPVLVVIPTYNERDNIGKIVKRLHAALPKVHALVVDDGSPDGTGQLADEMAAADDRVHVLHRTEKAGLGAAYVAGFHWALDHGYEVVVEMDADGSHAPEDLPRLLDALRDADLVLGSRYVPGGSTVNWPWHRQLISRGGNVFSQVALGTSVKDITGGFRAFRANVLRELKLDTVASQGYCFQIDLAWRTIELGHRVVEVPITFTERELGESKMSGNIVREALLRVTKWGLRRRYTQLRDLFAPKTKAGSRR
- a CDS encoding OAM dimerization domain-containing protein, which codes for MKRHVRPYGDTTGDGMVQTSFTLPVPFGPKADGAAQQLANKMGIDPAMVVHSHPIGEDFTFFVVYGSVKHIVDLDEVRVVEREYPLLSPAEVNTTVKKLLRRKLVVVGGCIGTDAHTVGIDAILNIKGFAGEKGLEYYRELKVVNLGAQVSVPDLVRRARAEKADAVLVSQVVTQRDAHILNTQEMSAAFREAMGDRRPLLIAGGPRFDPLMAGELGVDRVFSRGTTPGEVASYLVHAIQERKGAA
- a CDS encoding hotdog fold domain-containing protein, with amino-acid sequence MSLTEGFSVTHRRYVPHSHAHYGGNLVDGAYGLGMFGDVATELLIRTDADEGLFAGYSSVEFAAPIQAGDVIEATATLVRIGTRSREIEFEARVVCRSAPERGPSAADVLDPPVVVTRARGTVVAPKKA